The following DNA comes from Musa acuminata AAA Group cultivar baxijiao chromosome BXJ1-4, Cavendish_Baxijiao_AAA, whole genome shotgun sequence.
AATCCTAATTCTACCTCTGGTTCCTCGCCGCGCGGACGAGCCGTGGCGGAGCGGGATCAGGGTCTCCAAATCGCTCCCGAGGAAGCGGAGAAGGTTCCATCCTCTATGGGAACGGACCCGATTGAGGATTTTTGGATCGACGGTGGCGATTCCGATGGCGAGCTGCAGTACGCCCTTGGTAGCTTCCGCGACATGGTTCCGTCTGCTGGGTACCCGAAATCTTAACTCTCATCCATTTCACATGGTCACTGGTTGTGATTCGTCTGTTTATTTGTGTCTACTCCGAGATTCCTCGGGTGAGGCAGTTTTGGTGCTCTGGTGGGGTTTCACATCCTTTTTGTGCTAATCTAACGCGTTTTTGGGTTGACAATTGCAACAGAACGGGGAATGAAGAGACACACAGGGATTTCCGCAGTCTTGAGCAGAATAGCTCTGGAAAAAGGTAaaattttctcttcttttcctgATAATTCTGGGAAACTTACAATTTCAGAGTCTATGGATTCTGGATTTGGATATATTGTACGATGAATTTGTTTCATCCAGCCGGTAGATATATATTTTGTAGACCTTAATCTTGGGAAAGGGAAAATATGACAATCCTCTCAAGTTCCTTATGTTTTTGTGTTTGTACATAAGAAGTGTCATGTGGGCATCAGCAATCTTATAATTGAAATCGGGGTGAATAATTTACTAGGAGAATCACCTATTTTTTATACAtggatttacattgtctatgaggaGTAATATGGTGTTAGTTTTAAGTTTTAATTTTCTATTTTCATACATTTGGATTTTGTACTTTTTGAGCATCTCTTATAGCTGATACTTTTCCTACTAAAAGTTAAAGCCCAACTTAGGAGCATTTCTCTCTTTATCAGATCGCTTTAGTATGTCTGGTTTAGTGTGGACTTCTTCCATAAGGAGTAACAGTGACGTTGTGTAaatcaaggttcgccgtatcgtatcgtaccggtgtttcgacccgggctcggtaccggtacggtacggtgtaccgagcggtacacaaaggtgtatcgagcggtacacccagctaCAGTGTAGCTACAGTGTGCAACAGTATCGCTACAGTGTGCTACAgtgtcggtacggtacagtacggtccgcgtaccgctggtctgtcggaccggtacgtactgcccgtaccgggcggtacagtccggtatggCAAACCTTGGACTGTAAATTACAGTTCAATATGCCACTGTGTTCTTTAGTGACACTGCGATTTATATTTGCTCTAAGGAGATGGATGTAATCATATTATTTCCATTCATTAAATTAAGTTAGAAGAGAGCAATGAGGTCTAACATCATTGAATGGAGATTTAAGTTACAACTGTCATCAAAGAAGTTTTACTTACTTCGAGGTTGTGAAAGGGGTGCAGGTCAATAAATGAACTTgagtaaaattattttgtttacaaaAAGTGATTTTGGTTTTGTTTCATGAAGACTGGATGATGGTTTTAACTAAGAACCATATGTGATGGAAGGTGAAGTTTCTAACTCTATACATACCCGTTGCAAGATCAAGTTGCAATACTTCAATCTGCACTGCATAAGATACTAGGTTGCTGTCAAAGCTCTATAATTCGATAGAACCATTCTTATAACCTTGTAGTATTCAGATAACATAGTTGAGGCTACAAtagtacctctctctctctctctgacgctTTCTAATGATGTAAAAAAACAGAAATATTCTTAAGACTGCTATTTCTTGTGTCACTTGCTAAGGTTGTTATTGGTTTATTCTTTAAATTTATGTTCAAATTTTTGGGGAGTTaatcaaaaaaaaattctatgattTTTTCAGGGCAAGAAATGAGCCACATACATCAAAGTCTAAAGCCTGTCGTGAAAAAGTACGACGGGATAGGTTAAATGAGAGGTATCTcactttaaaagaaaaaaatgcaaGCGTAGCATTTGTTTGGTACATGTTTTTTTGGTTCGTTGCTAGACCCTAATCTTGTGTTGcaaatgattttgaatgattttttAGGTTCCATGAATTGAGTTCAGTCCTTGATCCCAATAGACCTCCAAGAGCTGACAAAGCAAGTATTTTAGGTGATGCAACTCGCGTGTTGATGCAGTTAAGAGCAGAAGCACAAGAACTTAAGGAATCAAATGAAAAGCTTCATGAAGCAATTAAGGATCTGAAGGTGTGGTTTACAgtcatgtttcttttttttaatctttttcctGCCTACGAATTACTATGGCTTCTAACAAGCATCTTACAAATTGGAATATGGTATTTCATGATGCATCTCTGTTGAGCCCTTCTGTTCCACTGTTCCTTTTTTCTATCTATAGTGAAAGGAGAATCAAAGACAGACCCATCGGGTTTCAGAAGAGATATGGATGGAGGGATAGTCACATGGTCTTGATATTGTTTTTCGCTATTTATCTGCACACAGGTTATAGGATTgagtaattatttatttttctttctagaCTGTCCCGATGAAGATTCTTCGGAGATTGTGTAAGGACAGATCTCAGAGAACCAGGATGGCTAAGATCACCATGGGAAATTTTGTTTGGTTATGTATGCTTAGATTATGTTTACAGTGTTGGCTTAAGATTTGTTTTGGGATCTAAAGGATTACAGACTCGATGAAATTACACAAATGTTTTAATATTAAGAAAGGGACTATCTTTATTAAcaactacatttttttttttgaatgaattaTGAAACTATCTTGGTTTTTTCTTAGGCATGCTATTTAGCTAATTTTACTGTGAGATAAATCGGTAGACCAAGTATTACTTTTTGTAACTGGTATTCTAATGCACCTTTATGATGTCTAGGTGGAGAAGAATGAGCTGAGGGAAGAAAAGATGAGGCTGAAAGCTGACAAGGACAAATTAGAGCAACAAATCAAGGTCTTGAGTGTGCCTCCAGCAGGCTTCTTGCCACATCCAATGGCATTCCATCCTGCTGCTGCCCCTGCTGCATTTGTTCCACAGATTCAGGCCTCAACCGATAAAACAGCCCCATTTGCAGGGTTCCCTGGAATGGCAATGTGGCAGTGGTTGCCTCCTGCTGTCATAGATACCACACAAGACCCAAAGCTTTGGCCTCCAAATGCATAGCACTCCATTTCTTGTTAATCCCTTTTCTGATGTGAAAAAGGCTTTGCTTCTTCAATTGAAATTGAACTTCTAATATTAATGGATGCTTCTAATGTGATCATAATCTGCTAGGTTGTAGAAGATAGCCGAATCGTAGCTTATTTTTTGCATTGGATTTCCAAGGGTATATGGTTGCCAAGTTCCTTTTATGTGTAACCCAGTGGAGAACAATGTTTGTAGTTGAACGGACAAGCTTATTGATTAATCTTAATTCAATCATTCGGTATGTTACTTTTGCTTGTAACGATAGTTTGTGCGTGCTATTCTTTAGAACAAATAACTTGTGTTATTCTACTTCTGTTTGGTGTTTGGAGTTTGACTTTTAAATGTTCAATTATTGACTTACCAATATTGGCAGTGACATCAATCCAATGACAATTTCAAATGTCAAATGTTGGAATTCTATGCTCTTGCAATCATGTTTGCATGTATGACGCCATGTCAAAGTTGAAATTTCGGAAGAGCACGACTCTTTGTCTTGGATTGTCTCTTAATGATTTAGATGAtcaagatcatatatatatataaatatataattgttTATTCTGAGAGCACGAATCTTGAGATTTTGCAAGCATCTTATAGCGGAGGACCGTCTAATCGCGTTCATAGCACAAATCTTATAGCGGAGGATCATCGAATGGCGTCCCTCTGTTAGAAATTAAGGAGTTACTGGAACGGTGCTGGGGCCCGGTCGACGAGCCAATACTGGTTAGGGTAGCAATGTCTTGTGGTTTCGGAAGAGGAAACGAACTAAATTCTGTTCCCCGAACCCTGCGCCCGTAGACTTACCGATTTCCATCGGTGAATCTACTATCGCTACGATCGCCGCTCAGTTCCTCGCTTGGATAAGAAGGCGACGACCCCAATTCGGTTTTCTGGTTTCGATCGGAACTCGAAGCACTTCAAGGTACGTGATCGCTGTTGTTGTATGTTTACGAGGTCATTATATTCGACTGATGCTTCGTTTTTTGCTTTAAGCTTTATGGAAGAGCTGATTGTTAACTCATACCAGTAGGCAGATAGGGTTTAGGACTGCATATTTGAGAAGATGATTCACGAAGCCGTGCCTCGAACGAATTTTGTGGATGTAGCAAAATCGATCAAGAGTCTGAACACAAGGAACCTAATTTGGTGGTTTTATTTAGAAAATAGCAATTTCATGCCAATATGTTCCAAGGAACACATTTTAGTCCAAGCCTGACCTTTTATCGTTGAACGTATCGATAGTGTATCAATTTTCATCCGTTTTGGGTTGGGCCTTTTTACTGATGAGTTTGTTGAACATATTCTGGCCTATTTTGTTGTTTATTTTCTCCTTCAGATGATTCTGTATATACTGCAAAGCATTTAAAGGATCATTTCCCTTCTTCTCATGCATCTATTGCTTGTTGTCACTCCAAAGAAACACACAATTGTTCCCTTATGTTTGAAGTCCAAATTTTTCATGGCAGAAGGTACTCTAAATGAAAAGGTAGAATCTTCACTTAACGATCAAAGACAAGGGACATGGAAGCCAAATGTTTGTAGCCCCACAATATAACAAATAATTATAATCATATGATCGATGACGGTAATCATGGGGATCAGAGTTTTGCAAACCAATACTTTGTAGAGGACAAAATAGTCAGTCGTGTAAATGAAATCGTTAAGAAAATGTGGTAGAAGATAATGTAGTAGATGGTTTTTCCAAGATTAGAATTTTTGCCTATTAGGTTTGTACCTAAATATAGTCCAAGGAAATGGTTAGCTCTTCTTTCACTTACTGAAAGAAGAGTGATAATAATAAGAATGATTGTAACAACCACTGCTATAGTAATGACTAGAGCAATAAATAGAAACATGGAGGATTATACACATTAAGCAAGAGTCATCAAGATATGAAGACATAATTAACCTGATTCAGTTGAGAAATTGCTTCTTGGAAGATTTAAGCTAAGCTGATCCATTAAATAGAGAACCTTCTTCAACATCGTTTTTCAATGTCCCATTGAAGTAGACAATGAttatagtataattttttttagtaagTTGTGTTCTTCAGTATCTGACTATCTGTTCTTGCTATATATGCATAATCACCATGGACTTAGTTAGTGTTGACTGTAGTTATTATGGTGTTTTGTTAATTCATTCTTGGGCTCTATTAGTGGCCTAATATTGTAGATTATAAAGTCTGGCTTGTGACAACCGTGTCATTCTTCAAGTAGGTCTGAAGTTAAATTCAAAATCATGGAAGGAGCACGGATTCCTCTAAAGGGATGGCAACAAGCAGCAGTTGCTCTTGGTTCAGCTCTTGGTGCCTTGATGGATCCTAGAAGAGCAGATTTGATAGCTGCGCTAGGTGAGACCACTGGGAAGCCAGCTTTTCAGCGGGTACTTGAGCGGATGAGGAATAGCAGCGAAGGCAGAGTGAGTACATACATCTACTTGACAACCAAAGAAACAATCAGTTCTATATTTCTCAAGTAATGAGTTAATGTTGTGTCCCACATAATGTTAGTAAAAGTTTTGTAGAGTGTGATCTTTTACACGCCGTAGTAGTTATGTATTTGACTGGTCAAGATAACTAACTTCCtaagattttaaaataataaGCTTATGCATGTGTATAGGTACATGAGAATATATGTGATATATCACATTAACCAGAGGTGGATGCAGGCATCATAAGGACCATCGATTTATTAACTGGATTAAAAACCCTACAGGATACCTCAATTTTCCATGTTGAACCCTCAGTTATTGGCAATTCTTCTTCTGTGACATCTAGCTGTAATGCCTGTTAAAGCctattcatttgttgtgtgcttaTTGACTGTGCTAGGTCTGATAGGTTGTCAGAACCAATATTCGACTGATTCTTATAATATAGACAATTTTACTGTTTCTGGTCGGAGTTTGATCACTGATAGAGGCTTAAgacaataaataaattattttgacaCACAAAGGCGGCACCTTAATAGGGATTTGGAAGAGAACAACATGTGAATTCACATGAAACCCTATTTATTGGAACATTTTCTAAGTCAGAGGCTCCAGAATTCTATGGGAAGGTGATTTTTTTTTGGGAGACACATGCAGAAGTTTTTAATTTCGAACATCAATATTCTGAAGTgtggaaaagaaaacttgcttTTGCCAAATTTTGATGTGCATCAAATATGCGTTGGTGCCGAACACTTGAATCTTATGATCAGTAGGAGTCACATAACCACATGGGAAGAGATGATAGCCCTTCCTAAGGGTGAATTCCTTTGTCTATTGTTAACAATCTTAAGCAAAATTTCTAATAAgcatgagattcaacataatcatCTTAGTATTTTCATGCACTTGACAATGGTGACTGGAGCATGCATGAGTTCCGTCACAAGTGTCGTCACAACTTAATTGTTTTACCTGATTCATCATAGAATGCTTTTCTTTCAGGAAGTTCTTCTAGAGCGTCCACGTGTAATATCTGCCGAAGTGTCACATGCCTGGGATTTGCCAGAAAGCACATTCGGTTCCGCTTATGCAAGATTCATGGGAACACGAAACTTCTCTCCGGATGACCGTCCGCCTGTCCGATTCATGGACACAGATGAACTGGCGTATGTGGCCACACGTGCTCGTGAGGTGCATGACTTCTGGCATGTCCTGTTTGGCCTTCCGACGAACCTGATAGGTGAGTCTGCTCTTAAAGTGATTGAATTTCAGCAAATGTTTCTTCCTATGTGTGCACTGTCAGTTGTTGGAGGTTCAGCGAGGTTTAGCGAAAAGCAAAGGGCTCTCTTCTTCCAGCATTACTTTCCATGGGCTCTTAGGGCAGGTATGGCATCCACGGATCTAATGTGTGTGTACTATGAGAAGCATTTTCACGAGGACTTGGAGGATGTGCGGAAGAAATGGGGTATAATTCCTTGCCCTGATCCAAAAGGGAAAAGCTGAGTTCGCATTTGGTTATTTTTCACTGGTGCTCAGGAAAATAAGATTGTTTCTTTGTGACTTGGATGACTCGGGTTCTGAGTTACAGAAATCTTGGAGCGGAGCACAAGATTCTTCTCTTTTGCTCATGTAAATTTATTTTATAGGAGTATGTCatacttttcaaataagaatcatGTTTCAGGTGGCATAACCAGTCACGATCTTAATTACATGCAACCGAGTTGTACAGAGGCTGCAACTGAACTACAAACACTTGCCTTCGATAGAAGTATGAGTTTGCCGGATGTTTTGCATTATTAGGTGATGTTGTTTGTATTATTGAGTTGACAACAGCAGATACGCAAAGCTACAGATAAGCATAGGGGGGGGGCGGCAGCCCACGCCACACTACCAATGAATGTAAAACAAAAGAGATAATAATATTCATTTAAAATTGAGATGCCAATATGAAAAAGGCGGAATAAAATTGATTCTGGATGGATTACATGTTGATCTTAAAGATGGCGTCAAACATTCGATGAAAGAGAGAAAAACATTCATTCAAGTCCTATGTTGGATGCAAGAGAAAACTTTAAGTGAGCATCCCGtcattgatttaaatttgaaaatttttggTTGGTGATTCCAACACGTCAAGTCAACGGAGTTAAGGTCGTGACAAGACTAGTCCCAAATGTGATGCCCGATCTTTAAAGATGATGGATGAATCTTTGTAGCAAGTCAGTTTGACCAAAAGGTTAAAAGAGCCAAAGCACAAGGACTAATGAGGTGAAACAGCTATGGAAGAGGTCAAATTAGAAAGATAGTGATTAACCTACAAAACACATTTGCCAATTAGGCATAAAAATTACACATGCTCACTTGAAAAAGCATAAGCTCACCACAAAGAAAACACTCTTCCGCTGCCTAATACACTCATCTACCAGCCGTAGTGCACAACACGCAACACATTCGGGACCTGCTCGGCTGGGTATCGTCGTTCTCACTGTCATCGTCGCTATCGGATGCATTACTTGCTTCGTTCATGGAATCCGAGGCACCGATAAGGCAGGAGATATGGTATGCATGGCAACAGAAGAAGACAACAACAGAGAGGTTCTGAATGTAAAATGGATCGAAGCACAGGCAACATCGGCCGCCTCCCCTAGTTTTGGACTTGAGTTCCATCGTCTTTATGCTGCTTGATGCTCTTTCAACTTTCTGGCCAAAAGATGTATCTTCTTCCTTGTTCCTGTTTCCTTCTTCTTCGATTCCCAAGTGGACCGCACGCCGAGCTTCGTTGTAATACTTGACCAAAAGGTTCACACAGTCGGTCTGAAAAGTGTTCAAGCAAGATTGAATGACAAGATAAAATATGAAGAATAAATTCAACAAGTTAGAAtacacgaaaaaaaaaaaaaagaaactgcaCCTTTAGGATATCATTGCATCCATGTCTCAGAGAGGTTTCTGTTCGATAATCAGTTATGATTTTCACAAGACGATCCCTTAACCTAAGAGCATTTACGGAAATAGAAATTAATTGCAACGACAATGACAGAAAAGAGCCAGCAGCTTGGTGCGACAGAGATGTCTAGTATATGCAGATAAAATCTTTTTGTACAACAGTAAAAGATGAATGGATTATCAAACAGGTAGGTTATGCCAAACAAAATGAAAATAACAACCCACCAAGCAGGCAACTGAATCAACCTACAGGTGATCGACCTAAGCGATTCAATTGCACGAGGCTAATGTCCTGAGGTAGAGGGTCCAACAAGCAAAGATGTGCAAAATATAATACCAGTAATTATTCATTCTCACCTTGGGATCTCTAATCCATCCGGAACCTTTTTGACAATATACAAGGGATCAAGGTTACCAACTGTGTGCTCCAGTAACATTCCTATCTGCTCATTGTTGTAAACAAGAACAATTATAGTCATAATATATAATATCATGGAAAATGTCCATGTAACCTAGTTTGCTTCTCGTATGTACCATTTCAGGCTTACGGAGACATTGCTTGATCAACTCCTcccataaatcatcatcatgctgCATAGTAACAAATTCTACAGCCTGCATGCGAAGTTCGGGATGCTCATGTCAGTTGCTTTCAAGATTTAAGAACATGCCAAAGCAGTCATGGAAAAATAGACAACAATTAAAAGAAACTGCACTTAAAGAGGTAGAGAAGGGGGAGTCTGAAGGTCAAGAATGGATGGACatacctcctccatatcctccaaCTTGTTGATGATGACTGCAAGAGCTTGTTTCACATTTCCCATCCTTCCAAGAATGAATACTTGTTCTCTAACAAGATCTTTTTTCACACAGATTTCGTATGCCTGAGAGATGATGCTAGTCAGGCTTCCATTTTACCAGAATAATTAACAAACCAGCACAGGGATATTAGGCTGAACCTTGTCTAGTCTATAGTGCTGACTGCTGCGAAGAAATGGGAGTAGCATCTTCGGTTCATATTCTGCATAAAGGTCAACCTGTAACACAAAATAAATGTTACCCATGCACATTATAAAAAAATGTAAACTTATGTCTCAGtacgaacattataaagaaaatgTAATACTCATATTCTGAATTGAGTATGTTGTTTTATCAAACAAATGCTGATGGGTGCATATATTAGGACAAACAGTTAGAAAGAAAATTAGTTAATATATTATCGTGTTGCAAACTTGAAGGAAACAAGAATGattcaaaaatgatataaataaatgaCGAAAATCTTGAACTTTATATGCATGATGAGATCAAAGACAAAACATCGCACTTGATCACACCCGTAATTTCTTTATGCAACCTGTGGTTGGTTGAAGGATTCAACTTAATCATTCGTAAACATTGTATGCATGATAATAGGATGTgactgaaaaatataaaatacaaaacaaaaataTCAATTAGTGATCAAAGTTCAATAAATAAAAACCAGCAATTTTCTTGCCCAACAAATGAATATTTTAGGACAAAAAACAAGATAAAGAAAACCACCTGCAAATCATGAAACTCTTTCCCAGCTTGTGGATCGATCTCAAACAGTGAATGCAAGTACAAATGCAACAAATATTTCTCATCACACTTTTTACTAGCTCCTATAAGTTGTCCAACAACTTCAGATGGTGGGATAAAATCCCTGTGTAGGATCAAGAGTTGTACAGCTCTTTTACTGTCCAGTGTCATCAATTCTACAACCTGCATGATATAGCAAATAAAAATAACCaaagagaaaaataagaagagagaaaCACACTGTCAAAAAGAAGTAATAACTATCATACAAGGGTCTTTTGTAAAAGAAGTTATAGAAGTAAAATCATTTATGATATCCATTGGTGCTCCCTTAAGTAACCCAGAAAATATTGGAACATCCTCCTTTTTGCAGTGATGGTTCATTCTTGTCAATTATGTACTCTGTTCCACTAAGGCCCATATGGAAGAGGGTAAATGTGCGATATTGCATGTTATCATGGTATAACTACTTTGCAACATGAACTCTTCCAAGGAGGTTTTTTGGCACATGATTTGAAAAGTTAGAATACCAGGATAGTACCTCAATTCCATGGCAACAAAATGAAGAGGGATTTTCATTCACACACGCACCCTTcttatcctttctctcctcttcttTAAAAACATATGACCTCCCTCTTCGTCTTTCAATGCCATCCCATTCCAAGTCATTCTATTAGAGTCTGATGGCCCCACTGAGGACAGCCAATGGAAAACCGAAGGGCAAAAAGGATGCCCTTCAAATTAGAAAGTACTTTACATGCCAGAGAGCTCAAAAAGTAGAAAGTCCAACATGGTCTTCAATTTAGTTTTAAGCATAAGTTCTACCTAGCCAAATTCCAGAGCTAGTCAGCATCTAAGTTAAAGAGTCGGTTAGGATATTAAGTTTACGTTGCAAATTTCCATTGAAcataaatgatatattttctaaTCTTTTCCATTA
Coding sequences within:
- the LOC135642661 gene encoding transcription factor ILR3-like produces the protein MGTDPIEDFWIDGGDSDGELQYALGSFRDMVPSAGTGNEETHRDFRSLEQNSSGKRARNEPHTSKSKACREKVRRDRLNERFHELSSVLDPNRPPRADKASILGDATRVLMQLRAEAQELKESNEKLHEAIKDLKVEKNELREEKMRLKADKDKLEQQIKVLSVPPAGFLPHPMAFHPAAAPAAFVPQIQASTDKTAPFAGFPGMAMWQWLPPAVIDTTQDPKLWPPNA
- the LOC135642648 gene encoding ubiquinone biosynthesis protein COQ4 homolog, mitochondrial-like; translation: MEGARIPLKGWQQAAVALGSALGALMDPRRADLIAALGETTGKPAFQRVLERMRNSSEGREVLLERPRVISAEVSHAWDLPESTFGSAYARFMGTRNFSPDDRPPVRFMDTDELAYVATRAREVHDFWHVLFGLPTNLIGESALKVIEFQQMFLPMCALSVVGGSARFSEKQRALFFQHYFPWALRAGMASTDLMCVYYEKHFHEDLEDVRKKWGIIPCPDPKGKS